GGGCCCGCCGATCATCTAGTGGTTTCAGCTTCTGATTTGATCCGAACCTGACTCGGCGTTTTGACGGCGAGGCTGCCTGCAAACAGCCTCGCGCAGCTTGCCTGGCACGATGCTTTTCCAGTCACCCTGTCCATTTTTCGGACATCGCATCCTCCGTCTTGCGCAAACCACGATCCGCCAATAACTAGTCCGCATGACCGACTTTTCTCCTCGCGAAATCGTTTCCGAACTCGACCGCTTCATCGTCGGACAAGCCGACGCCAAGCGCGCCGTCTCCATCGCCTTGCGCAACCGCTGGCGACGGCTGCAGCTCGACGGTGCGCTGCGCGACGAGGTGTTGCCGAAAAACATCCTGATGATCGGGCCGACCGGCGTCGGCAAAACCGAAATTTCCCGCCGGCTCGCGAAACTTGCCGGGGCGCCGTTCATCAAGGTCGAGGCGACGAAGTTTACCGAGGTCGGCTATGTCGGACGCGACGTCGAGCAGATCGTGCGCGATCTGGTGGAAGTGGGCATCGCACTGACTCGCGAACGCAAACGCAAGGACGTCAAGGTGCGCGCCGAGGCCGCGGCCGAGGAGCGCGTGCTCGATGCCTTGGTCGGCCCGGGTTCGAGCCCGGCGACCCGCGACTCTTTCCGCCGCAAGCTGCGCGCCGGCGAGCTCAACGACAAGGAAATCGAAATCGAGACTCAGGCCTCGAGCGGCATGCCGACGTTCGAGATCCCCGGCATGCCTGGAGCCCAGATCGGCGCGATCTCGATCGGCGATATCTTCGGCAAGCTCGGCGGCGGACGCACCAAGACACGGCGCATCACCGTTGCGGATTCGCACGAGATTCTCGTTGCCGAGGAATCCGACAAGCTATTGGACACCGACCAGCTCGTGCAGGAGGCGATCCAGACGGTCGAGAACAACGGCATCGTCTTCCTCGACGAGATCGACAAGATCTGCGCCCGCGACGGCCGCGTCGGCGGCGACGTGTCGCGCGAAGGCGTGCAACGCGACCTGCTGCCGCTGATCGAAGGCACCACCGTCACCACCAAGCATGGCGCGGTGAAGACCGACCACATCCTGTTCATCGCCTCCGGCGCCTTCCACATCGCCAAGCCCTCCGACCTGCTGCCGGAGCTGCAAGGCCGGCTGCCGATCCGGGTCGAACTGCAGGCGCTGACCCGCGACGATTTCCGCCGCATCCTCACCGAGCCGGAGGCATCGCTGATCAAGCAGTATGTGGCGCTGATGCAGACCGAAGGCGTGAACCTCGAATTCGCCGACGATGCGATCGACGCGATCGCCGACGTCGCGGTCGCGGTCAACTCCACGGTGGAAAACATCGGCGCGCGGCGTTTACAGACGGTGATGGAACGCGTGCTGGACGAGATCTCATTCTCGGCTCCCGACCGCACCGGCGAAACCGTCCGGATCGACGCCGCTTACGTGAACAAGCATGTCGGCGACCTGGCAAAGAACACCGACCTCAGCCGGTTCATTCTCTGACACGCTGCATCCGCCGTTCAGATCGTACGCGGATCCATCCGCGCATCGCGTCGCGACATACCATCCGGATCATGTCAGCGCGCCCGACGCAGCCGCACATAAAGCGCGCCTTCGCCGCCATGGCCGATGTGCGCTTCTTCGAAACCGACGACGAGACTGCGCAGCTCCGGCAGGCTCATCCAAAGCGGCACCTGGCGTCGCAAGACACCTTCCGACGCCGGACTCCGGCCCTTGCCGGTGATGATCAGCACGAAGGTCGCGCCGTCGCCGTGCGCGCGATGCAGGAAGGCGATCAGCGCGCGATGGGCCACCGCCTGGGTCATGCCGTGCAGATCGATCCGCGCGTCGATCGGCTTGCGGCCCTTGGCGAGCTTCGAACGTTCGCGACGGCCGAGCGGCGCAAGCGGCGGCGGCGATTTCGCCGGCGCAGGCTCCGGCTTGATGACGAGCTTTGCCGCCGGACGCGGCTTTGTTGGCGGCTTCAGCGCAGGCGCCTCTCCGCCTTCAGCGTGCTTTGCGGACGCGGGCCGCATGCGACGCAGCGGCTTTGCAGACTTTGCAACCGATTGCCACAGCACCTGCTCTTCCTCGCTGAGGACACGCTTGCGCCGCGACGGCGGCGAGGACGGAGATTTTATCATCGGCGGTAACGGCGGCCGCTCTTTCGGCGAGGCTGCGGAATGTCGGGCCGCGCCTGCGGCATCGGTATGACCGCTGGGGCGGCTGCAGCTGCGGTCCTGTCGTTCGCAGACATGGCCGCGGCCGGCTTGCCCTGATCCTTAGCCGGCGGGATCTTGGGTCCCTCCTTGGAAGGATCCTTCGGAGCATCGTTCGCGGTTTCTTTGCTCGGCGTCGCAGGCTCGCCGCCTCCTGCCTTGGATTCCTTTGCCGTCACAGAGCCGGTATTCTTCGGCTCCTGCGCCCCATTCTTGTCTGGCGGAAACAGCTTGGCGATCTTCGCGGACGGCCGCGCTTCCGGAAGCAGCATCCGCTTTCCGGCGGCAACCGGATCGAGGCTCTTGGGCACCAGCATCACGAACCGGGCCCCCTGCTTCAGCCGCCCGGAAATGCGCCCCGCCTCGACACCCGCGCCGAAATAGATGTCTGCCCGCGCCGGCCCGATGATCGCCGAGCCGGTGTCTTGCGAGATCATCAGCCGGCGAAACGGCGTCTGCGCCTTTTCCGATTCGATCGGCAGGTTGCCTTCGATGAAGAACGGCGTGCCATAGACGTGCAGGAAGCGATCGACGGCGATCGAGCGGCCCGCAGTGAGCGGAATGCCCTGCGCACCGACGGCTTCGTCCTTGTCGGACAGCTGGACCTCGCGGAAGAAAACGTACGCCTTGTTCTGCCGCCGCAGCTCCTTGGCCGCTTCCGGATTCGCATCCATGTAGTCGCGGATGCGCTGCATCGACATCTCTTCACGCGGCACGATGTTGCGATCGATCAAGACCCGGCCCACCGGCGTATAGGCCTGTCCGTTGTGCGAATCATAGTTGAGGCGGACGGTCGATCCGTCCTCCAGCTTGATCCGCGCCGAGCCCTGAATCTGCATGAACAGCAGATCCGTGTAGCTCTTCACATAGCAGATCTCCAAGCCGCGGCCGGAAAGAATGCCGTCCTCGATCTCTGCGCGGTCGTAATAGGGTACAAGCTTGCGGCGGCCGATCTTGCGGAAGACCTCGCCCTTGTTGGGGAGACTGCCGGCATCCTGCGTATAGCCGCGCACGAACAGGTTCGACGGCCGGCGATAGACCGGGACCGGATACTGTTCACTGTAGGTGCGCGAGCCGTCGAGCACCGGCTCGTAGTATCCGGTGACGAAGCCTTCCGGCTCACCAAGACGGGAGATGCGGACCGGGACGAAATGCCCTTCGAAAAACGTGCGCGCCTGCTCCTTGGTCCGCACCCGCACTGTCCGAGCGGCATGGCACGGATCACGCAGCGAAAGGCCGAGCGCCTTCTGAGCTTGCGCGGATGAATTGCGCGGGATCGTCGCCGAGATCGGTTTACAGCTCGCGAGGAAGGTCTGGAATGCGGCGAGCTGGTCGTCGTCGCTCCAGCCGGGGATATCAGCCCACCGCAGCGGCTCGTACTGCCCGCCCGAAATTTCGATCGGCATCGGCGCGCCGCCACGCTGCGCGTGGGCAT
The sequence above is drawn from the Afipia sp. P52-10 genome and encodes:
- the hslU gene encoding ATP-dependent protease ATPase subunit HslU, whose translation is MTDFSPREIVSELDRFIVGQADAKRAVSIALRNRWRRLQLDGALRDEVLPKNILMIGPTGVGKTEISRRLAKLAGAPFIKVEATKFTEVGYVGRDVEQIVRDLVEVGIALTRERKRKDVKVRAEAAAEERVLDALVGPGSSPATRDSFRRKLRAGELNDKEIEIETQASSGMPTFEIPGMPGAQIGAISIGDIFGKLGGGRTKTRRITVADSHEILVAEESDKLLDTDQLVQEAIQTVENNGIVFLDEIDKICARDGRVGGDVSREGVQRDLLPLIEGTTVTTKHGAVKTDHILFIASGAFHIAKPSDLLPELQGRLPIRVELQALTRDDFRRILTEPEASLIKQYVALMQTEGVNLEFADDAIDAIADVAVAVNSTVENIGARRLQTVMERVLDEISFSAPDRTGETVRIDAAYVNKHVGDLAKNTDLSRFIL
- a CDS encoding Smr/MutS family protein, encoding MIKSPSSPPSRRKRVLSEEEQVLWQSVAKSAKPLRRMRPASAKHAEGGEAPALKPPTKPRPAAKLVIKPEPAPAKSPPPLAPLGRRERSKLAKGRKPIDARIDLHGMTQAVAHRALIAFLHRAHGDGATFVLIITGKGRSPASEGVLRRQVPLWMSLPELRSLVVGFEEAHIGHGGEGALYVRLRRAR
- a CDS encoding murein transglycosylase A, which encodes MPIEISGGQYEPLRWADIPGWSDDDQLAAFQTFLASCKPISATIPRNSSAQAQKALGLSLRDPCHAARTVRVRTKEQARTFFEGHFVPVRISRLGEPEGFVTGYYEPVLDGSRTYSEQYPVPVYRRPSNLFVRGYTQDAGSLPNKGEVFRKIGRRKLVPYYDRAEIEDGILSGRGLEICYVKSYTDLLFMQIQGSARIKLEDGSTVRLNYDSHNGQAYTPVGRVLIDRNIVPREEMSMQRIRDYMDANPEAAKELRRQNKAYVFFREVQLSDKDEAVGAQGIPLTAGRSIAVDRFLHVYGTPFFIEGNLPIESEKAQTPFRRLMISQDTGSAIIGPARADIYFGAGVEAGRISGRLKQGARFVMLVPKSLDPVAAGKRMLLPEARPSAKIAKLFPPDKNGAQEPKNTGSVTAKESKAGGGEPATPSKETANDAPKDPSKEGPKIPPAKDQGKPAAAMSANDRTAAAAAPAVIPMPQARPDIPQPRRKSGRRYRR